The following proteins are encoded in a genomic region of Microtus ochrogaster isolate Prairie Vole_2 chromosome 5, MicOch1.0, whole genome shotgun sequence:
- the LOC101998939 gene encoding olfactory receptor 147-like translates to MALVNDSSVKEFILLGLTQQPELQLPLFFLFLAIYVISMVGNLGLIVLIVLNPHLHTPMYYFLFNLSFTDLCYSSVITPKMLASFVTQNTISHAECMTQLFFFCFFVIDECYILTAMAYDRYAAICKPLLYQVTMSHQVCHLMTVGVYVMGFVGALAHTCSMLSLTFCDGNIINHYMCDIPPLRKLSCTDTAINELVVFIVVGVNVTVPSLTIFISYTLILSNILGIHSAGGRSKAFSTCGSHVVAVSLFFGASAFMYLKPSRTSGDEDKVSTIFYTIVGPMLNPFIYSLRNKDVHIALRKTLNKSMLT, encoded by the coding sequence ATGGCCTTAGTTAATGACTCTTCTGTGAAGGAGTTCATCCTGTTGGGTTTGACACAGCAGCCAGAGCTCCAGctacctctcttcttcctcttcttggcaATCTATGTCATCTCCATGGTGGGGAACCTGGGCTTGATTGTTCTGATTGTTTTGAACCCTCAcctgcacacccccatgtactaTTTTCTCTTCAACCTTTCCTTCACAGATCTCTGCTACTCCTCTGTCATCACACCCAAAATGCTGGCGAGTTTTGTGACGCAGAACACCATCTCCCATGCTGAGTGCATGACTCAgctcttcttcttctgcttctttgttaTTGATGAATGTTACATTTTGACAGCGATGGCCTACGACAGATATGCTGCCATCTGTAAGCCTTTGCTTTACCAGGTCACCATGTCTCATCAGGTCTGCCACTTGATGACGGTGGGTGTGTATGTGATGGGGTTTGTGGGAGCCTTGGCCCATACTTGTAGCATGCTAAGTCTGACCTTCTGTGACGGCAACATCATCAATCACTACATGTGTGATATTCCTCCTCTCCGGAAGCTCTCCTGCACAGATACTGCCATTAATGAACTGGTGGTTTTCATTGTTGTGGGTGTCAATGTAACAGTGCCCAGCCTGACTATCTTTATTTCTTACACCTTGATCCTTTCCAACATTCTTGGTATCCATTCGGCAGGGGGTAGGTCAAAAGCCTTCAGTACCTGTGGCTCCCATGTTgtagctgtttctcttttctttggagCCTCAGCATTCATGTATCTTAAGCCTTCTCGTACATCTGGGGATGAAGATAAAGTATCTACCATTTTTTATACCATTGTGGGCCCAATGCTGAATCCTTTCATCTACAGTTTACGGAATAAGGATGTCCACATTGCACTGAGAAAAACTTTGAACAAAAGCATGCTAACCTAA